Proteins found in one Plasmodium knowlesi strain H genome assembly, chromosome: 12 genomic segment:
- a CDS encoding ethanolamine-phosphate cytidylyltransferase, putative has protein sequence MMRNEFLVNTIYNHGNLKKVLGLLKSLNKSKKLNLICQMCENLNIEEDEETLRIFLNELNHISNDESVNSKLSENNRGGGSAVDNQSSVSLMNIGKHIGIVNRCNNNLLIDSNNNLYEEGKDLSGSLSNSSEEINEFDIDMNTATNEKNKATRIYVDGIFDLSHSGHFNAMRQAKELGDVVVVGINSDEDALNSKGVMPIYTQEERGALIAGCKWVDEVIIGTKYNVSMELLGKYNCDYAAHGSDIAYDRNGNCCYEEVRKNNRLKIFERSYGISTTTIINHLLQAVSSSNKSLSDGDAPTGVVVNNMSISVPSGGGGVSNTNLPSTKGTSAKTVSGYEDDKASPSKSNGKCLNGIGEKSNLSKKSKTNSKEFEEENTVMEATTMADNKIRPSESMSSLKHALSKNKCYVTASQLYQFMGNHEKKNKKKVVYVDGSFDIFHIGHLKILENAKKLGDYLIVGMHSDEVVRKMKGKYFPVVSLLERTLNVLAMKVVDDVVIGAPWLISESFIKRFQIDVVVRGTVVDYFYSSNELDPYAIPKKLNIYQELSSESGITTFEIIERIEKNKNCLMSTISKRKKKEDNIWKVNNTYVLN, from the exons ATGATGAGGAACGAATTTTTAGTCAACACAATTTATAACCATGGGAATTTGAAAAAGGTACTGGGGTTACTGAAAAGCCTAAATAAAAGCAAGAAGCTGAATCTGATATGTCAGATGTGTGAGAATTTAAACatagaagaagatgaagagacTTTGCGAATATTTCTGAACGAATTGAATCATATTAGCAATGATGAAAGTGTGAATAGTAAGCTCAGTGAGAATAAcaggggaggaggaagtgCTGTTGACAATCAGAGTAGTGTTAGCCTGATGAACATTGGAAAACACATCGGAATTGTAAATAGATGTAATAACAATCTTTTGATTGATAGCAATAACAACTTGTatgaagaagggaaggaccTGAGTGGCTCCCTCTCCAATAGTTCAGAAGAAATTAATGAATTTGACATTGACATGAATACAGCTactaatgagaaaaataaagctACCAGAATTTATGTCGATGGAATTTTTGACTTGTCTCATTCAGGCCATTTCAATGCCATGAGACAAGCGAAGGAGTTAGGTGATGTGGTGGTTGTTGGAATCAATTCCGATGAAGATGCGTTAAACTCCAAGGGTGTTATGCCTATATATACTCAAGAAGAAAGGGGGGCATTGATAGCCGGGTGTAAGTGGGTAGACGAAGTTATTATAGGTACAAAATATAATGTCAGTATGGAACTCTTGGGAAAGTACAATTGTGATTACGCGGCCCATGGTAGTGACATTGCATATGATAGAAATGGTAATTGTTGTTATGAGGAAGTTAGAAAAAACAACaggttaaaaatatttgagCGAAGTTATGGCATTTCCACCACAACAATAATTAACCATTTGTTGCAGGCGGTGAGCAGCTCCAATAAGAGCCTGTCCGATGGGGACGCACCGACTGGGGTGGTGGTAAACAATATGAGCATCAGTGTACCCAGTGGTGGAGGAGGAGTCTCGAACACCAACCTTCCTAGTACGAAGGGTACCAGTGCGAAGACTGTGAGTGGATATGAGGACGACAAAGCGTCACCCTCGAAGAGTAATGGAAAATGCCTGAACGGCATAGGTGAAAAAAGTAACCTGAGTAAAAAATCTAAAACGAATTCGAAAGAattcgaagaagaaaacactGTGATGGAAGCGACGACCATGGCGGACAACAAAATTAGGCCATCCGAGTCTATGTCCAGTTTAAAACACGCCTtaagcaaaaataaatgttaCGTAACTGCATCCCAGTTGTATCAATTCATGGGAaatcatgaaaaaaaaaacaaaaaaaaagtagtatACGTGGATGGGTCGTTTGATATATTTCATATTggtcatttaaaaatattagaGAATGCCAAAAAGTTAGGTGATTACTTGATAGTCGGCATGCACTCTGACGAGGTCGTGcggaaaatgaaagggaagTACTTCCCCGTCGTGTCCCTCCTGGAAAGAACTCTAAATGTGTTAGCCATGAAAGTTGTGGATGATGTAGTTATAGGAGCCCCATGGCTCATCAGTGAGAGCTTCATTAAGCGCTTCCAGATTGATGTTGTGGTCAGGGGAACCGTTgttgattatttttattcgaGCAATGAGTTAGATCCATATGCCATTCCGAAGAAGTTAAACATCTACCAGGAGCTCTCCTCAGAATCT GGCATCACTACCTTCGAAATTATTGAACGAAtcgagaaaaacaaaaattgtcTGATGAGTACCATATCGAAGAG aaagaagaaggaagataacATCTGGAAAGTGAACAATACGTACGTTTTGAATTAA